In Streptomyces sp. NBC_00483, a single window of DNA contains:
- a CDS encoding chorismate synthase: MNDLTTSTVDDVAGLRAVADFLADVWQMPRDAPPFHTDVLHSVAHAGGAVHAARSGGAVVGASVAVFGPPAERDIYSLAAAAATSDRGTGYLVKQAQRTWALERGARTMRWTFDPLVARNARFNLVKLGAVASEYQVDFYGPMDDGINNGDETDRLTALWDLTADAPGADDPADGRAEAAVLAKAPDGGPLAARDANRLWCRVPEDIVALRASDPDTALRWRHAVREVFTSAYAEGLRATAMSRDGWYLLTHPSALTAREDQA, encoded by the coding sequence ATGAACGATCTGACGACCTCGACCGTCGACGACGTGGCGGGACTGCGGGCGGTGGCCGACTTCCTCGCCGATGTGTGGCAGATGCCCCGCGACGCCCCGCCCTTCCACACCGATGTGCTGCACAGCGTCGCCCACGCGGGCGGCGCCGTGCACGCGGCCCGGTCGGGCGGCGCCGTGGTCGGCGCCTCGGTCGCGGTGTTCGGACCGCCGGCCGAGCGTGACATCTACTCGCTGGCCGCCGCGGCCGCCACCTCCGACCGCGGCACCGGCTACCTCGTGAAGCAGGCCCAGCGCACCTGGGCGCTCGAACGCGGCGCCCGCACCATGCGCTGGACCTTCGACCCGCTCGTCGCCAGGAACGCCCGCTTCAACCTGGTGAAGCTGGGCGCGGTCGCCAGCGAGTACCAGGTCGACTTCTACGGGCCGATGGACGACGGCATCAACAACGGCGACGAGACCGACCGCCTCACCGCCCTGTGGGACCTGACGGCCGACGCCCCGGGGGCCGACGACCCGGCCGATGGCCGCGCCGAGGCCGCCGTGCTCGCCAAGGCCCCGGACGGCGGCCCGCTCGCCGCCCGCGACGCGAACCGCCTATGGTGCCGTGTCCCGGAGGACATCGTCGCTCTGCGCGCCAGCGACCCGGACACCGCGCTGCGCTGGCGGCACGCCGTGCGCGAGGTCTTCACCTCGGCGTACGCGGAGGGGCTGCGGGCGACCGCGATGTCCCGCGACGGCTGGTACCTGCTCACCCACCCCTCTGCTCTCACCGCCCGGGAGGACCAGGCATGA
- a CDS encoding class I SAM-dependent DNA methyltransferase, whose translation MSESQDRIKKAHGLEGVPDRIDSYYGEWAASYDEDLRTTDYRGPHEIGELFDAMAGDHPGAIGAGSVVLDAGCGTGLVGSVLARRGVTVIDGFDLSENMVAEARKTGIYRSLTAGVDMNRGLVEYADDSYDVAVCCGVFTLGHVPPTGVQGLLRVTKPGGLVLMSTFSKYLAGSDFVDYVQRQADDGALKVVERRRDVPYTAEGPADYWAFEVLR comes from the coding sequence GTGTCAGAGAGCCAGGACCGGATCAAGAAGGCGCACGGTCTCGAGGGTGTTCCCGACCGCATCGACTCGTACTACGGAGAGTGGGCGGCCTCGTACGACGAGGACCTGCGCACCACCGACTACCGGGGCCCCCACGAGATCGGCGAGCTGTTCGACGCGATGGCGGGCGACCATCCGGGTGCGATCGGGGCCGGGTCCGTGGTCCTCGACGCGGGCTGCGGAACGGGCCTCGTCGGGAGCGTGCTCGCGCGGCGCGGCGTCACCGTGATCGACGGCTTCGACCTCAGCGAGAACATGGTCGCCGAGGCCCGCAAGACCGGCATCTACCGCTCGCTCACCGCAGGCGTGGACATGAACCGGGGCCTGGTGGAGTACGCGGACGACAGCTACGACGTGGCCGTCTGCTGCGGTGTCTTCACGCTGGGGCACGTGCCGCCGACCGGGGTGCAGGGGCTGCTGCGCGTCACCAAGCCCGGCGGCCTCGTCCTGATGAGCACCTTCTCGAAGTACCTGGCCGGCTCGGACTTCGTCGACTACGTGCAGCGGCAGGCGGACGACGGCGCCCTGAAGGTCGTCGAGCGGCGGCGCGACGTGCCGTACACGGCCGAAGGGCCCGCGGACTACTGGGCGTTCGAGGTGCTGCGCTGA
- a CDS encoding FGGY-family carbohydrate kinase codes for MTQPWRQPQSAVIGVDIGTSSSKGILVALDGTVLRTAVREHTVDRPAPGHVEMPGEVWWDEFVFLARELTSAEDTDVVAVGVSGMGPCVLLTDADDMPLRPAILYGVDTRSVAQIERLERELGADEIVQRCGSRLTSQAAGAKVAWVADEEPEVFARARRLYMPSSWLARQLTGAYVLDHHSASQCTPLYDTLARDWYAPWAERIAPGVELPPLRWSGEAAGTVTAEAARATGLPAGIPVTTGTVDAWAEALSVGAHGVGDLMLMYGTTMFLVHTVPDLLRDPALWSTVGALPDTRNLAGGMATSGAVTGWLRDLFGDVDYPELLGLAEKSGPGANGLLMLPYFAGERTPVDDPRARGVIAGLTLGHTRGDLYRSALEATAFGVRHNIEALEAAGGDIRRVVAVGGGTQGRLWTQIVSDVTGRTQEVRTTSVGASYGGALLAAQLVTDDARIDDWNPVAERLAPRPEVTARYDDLYALYRDLYPASADVTHALADLQTR; via the coding sequence ATGACTCAGCCCTGGCGCCAGCCCCAATCCGCAGTCATCGGCGTGGACATCGGTACGTCCAGCAGCAAGGGGATCCTCGTCGCCCTCGACGGCACCGTGCTGCGCACCGCCGTCCGCGAGCACACCGTCGACCGTCCCGCCCCGGGGCACGTGGAGATGCCGGGTGAGGTGTGGTGGGACGAATTCGTGTTCCTCGCGCGCGAGTTGACGTCCGCCGAGGACACGGACGTGGTCGCCGTCGGCGTCAGCGGCATGGGGCCGTGCGTGCTGCTCACCGACGCCGACGACATGCCGCTGCGGCCCGCGATCCTGTACGGCGTCGACACCCGCTCCGTCGCCCAGATCGAGCGCCTGGAAAGGGAGTTGGGGGCGGACGAGATCGTCCAGCGGTGCGGATCGCGGCTCACCTCGCAGGCGGCGGGCGCCAAGGTCGCGTGGGTCGCCGACGAGGAGCCGGAGGTGTTCGCCCGCGCCCGCCGCCTCTACATGCCCAGCTCGTGGCTCGCCCGCCAGCTCACCGGCGCCTACGTCCTCGACCACCACTCCGCCAGCCAGTGCACACCGCTCTACGACACCCTGGCCCGCGACTGGTACGCGCCGTGGGCCGAGCGGATCGCGCCCGGTGTCGAACTCCCGCCGCTGCGCTGGTCCGGCGAGGCGGCCGGAACCGTCACCGCCGAGGCCGCCCGCGCCACGGGCCTGCCCGCCGGTATCCCCGTCACCACCGGCACCGTCGACGCCTGGGCCGAGGCGCTCAGCGTCGGTGCGCACGGCGTCGGTGACCTGATGCTGATGTACGGCACGACCATGTTCCTCGTGCACACCGTGCCCGACCTGCTGCGCGATCCCGCGCTGTGGAGCACGGTCGGCGCGCTGCCCGACACCCGCAACCTCGCGGGCGGCATGGCCACATCCGGCGCCGTCACCGGCTGGCTGCGCGACCTGTTCGGCGACGTCGACTACCCCGAACTCCTGGGCCTCGCCGAGAAGTCGGGGCCCGGCGCGAACGGCCTGCTGATGCTGCCGTACTTCGCGGGGGAGCGCACCCCCGTGGACGACCCGCGCGCCCGTGGTGTCATCGCCGGTCTCACCCTCGGCCACACACGCGGCGACCTGTACCGGTCCGCCCTGGAGGCCACCGCCTTCGGTGTGCGGCACAACATCGAGGCGCTGGAAGCCGCGGGCGGCGACATCCGCCGCGTCGTCGCCGTCGGCGGCGGCACGCAGGGGCGGCTGTGGACCCAGATCGTCTCCGACGTCACCGGCCGCACGCAGGAGGTGCGGACGACCTCCGTCGGAGCCTCCTACGGAGGGGCCCTGCTCGCCGCGCAGCTCGTCACGGACGACGCCCGCATCGACGACTGGAACCCCGTCGCCGAACGCCTCGCGCCGCGCCCCGAGGTGACGGCCCGCTACGACGACCTGTACGCCCTCTACCGCGACCTCTACCCGGCGTCGGCGGACGTGACGCACGCCCTGGCCGACCTTCAGACCCGCTGA
- a CDS encoding PucR family transcriptional regulator: MDTCTLGNLLDALGGSTLRLLSAPHGRTVPVTEVLLHDPHTPLPERAPGALLLAVGVRAGEAGPLVRDAGRAGMAGVVVRGDGSDAVPDAEAAGAALLGTDRDAAWHQVFQLLSSVVGAHGTRTAPLGEDALPGDLFALANAVAAAVGGAIAVEDLGRQILAYSTVPGQPVDETRRQGILGRQVPGSPENDEDYRRLYAAEGPLKIPGVTADELPRLATTVRAGGELLGSIWAVDTGSLAADAGDALRQGASAAAMLLLRARAADELARHLSSDLLRRLLDGSIEPAAAAHRLGLAPDAPVRVAAFALAGAATAQDGGQAALRLLDLVRLQCQTRYGQHACVLLDGVVYALLPVVGAADHAAERHLRIAEDIVRRAEEALRISVRAGLGHAVPGVAGVRDSRDDADLVLRVLGAGQVADAGQVRAQTSLLVLGEFLADRRDQAAGPWRDVLAHDAEHGTEYARTLICWLDAGCDAGRAAEKLVVHPNTCRYRLRKVQRQLGIDLDDPDQRLVLWVQLRTLAGLRG; this comes from the coding sequence ATGGACACCTGCACGCTGGGAAACCTCCTCGACGCGCTCGGCGGCTCCACGCTGCGCCTGCTCAGCGCCCCGCACGGCCGCACCGTCCCGGTCACCGAGGTGCTGCTGCACGACCCGCACACCCCGCTGCCGGAGCGGGCGCCGGGCGCGCTGCTCCTCGCCGTCGGCGTGCGCGCGGGCGAGGCGGGGCCGCTGGTGCGCGACGCCGGGCGGGCCGGGATGGCGGGCGTCGTGGTGCGCGGCGACGGGTCTGACGCGGTGCCGGACGCCGAGGCGGCGGGTGCCGCGCTGCTCGGGACGGACCGGGACGCCGCCTGGCACCAGGTGTTCCAGCTGCTGTCGTCCGTCGTCGGCGCGCACGGCACGCGCACGGCGCCGCTGGGCGAGGACGCGCTGCCCGGTGATCTGTTCGCGCTGGCCAACGCCGTCGCGGCGGCCGTCGGCGGGGCGATCGCCGTGGAGGACCTCGGCCGCCAGATCCTCGCGTACTCGACCGTCCCCGGCCAGCCCGTCGACGAGACCAGGCGGCAGGGCATCCTCGGCCGCCAGGTCCCCGGCAGCCCGGAGAACGACGAGGACTACCGCCGCCTGTACGCAGCCGAGGGCCCGCTGAAGATTCCCGGGGTGACCGCCGACGAGCTGCCCCGCCTGGCCACCACGGTGCGCGCCGGGGGCGAGCTGCTCGGCTCGATCTGGGCGGTGGACACGGGGAGCCTGGCCGCCGACGCCGGGGACGCGCTGCGCCAGGGCGCCTCGGCCGCCGCGATGCTGCTGCTGCGGGCGCGGGCCGCCGACGAGCTGGCCCGGCATCTGAGCAGCGACCTGCTGCGCCGCCTGCTCGACGGCTCCATCGAACCGGCCGCGGCCGCGCACCGCCTGGGCCTCGCGCCGGACGCCCCGGTGCGGGTCGCGGCGTTCGCGCTCGCCGGGGCGGCGACCGCGCAGGACGGCGGTCAGGCGGCGCTGCGCCTGCTCGACCTCGTACGGCTCCAGTGCCAGACCCGGTACGGGCAGCACGCCTGCGTCCTGCTCGACGGTGTGGTGTATGCGCTACTGCCGGTGGTCGGGGCCGCCGATCACGCGGCCGAGCGGCATCTGCGGATCGCCGAGGACATCGTGCGGCGCGCGGAGGAGGCGCTGCGGATCTCCGTGCGGGCCGGGCTCGGGCACGCGGTGCCTGGTGTCGCCGGGGTCCGGGACTCGCGCGACGACGCCGATCTGGTGCTGCGGGTGCTGGGGGCCGGGCAGGTGGCGGACGCCGGGCAGGTGCGGGCACAGACCTCGCTGCTCGTGCTCGGCGAGTTCCTGGCCGACCGCAGGGACCAGGCGGCCGGGCCCTGGCGGGACGTTCTCGCGCACGACGCCGAGCACGGCACCGAGTACGCCCGTACGCTCATCTGCTGGCTGGACGCGGGCTGCGACGCCGGACGGGCGGCGGAGAAGCTGGTCGTGCACCCCAACACCTGCCGCTACCGGCTGCGCAAGGTGCAGCGGCAGCTCGGCATCGACCTCGACGATCCGGACCAACGTCTGGTGCTGTGGGTGCAGTTGCGGACGCTGGCGGGGCTACGCGGCTGA
- a CDS encoding glycosyltransferase gives MSEWALVLALAAGSAAALHGRWLSVDALLLMAVVPLVCLMARPLTGALHSAGRIAVPVSVAAHLALLAWCASAVATGEGAWVARTAMTVWLVAGVPRVLLLLLDAYLNQERLLRDTWRRSHVPPARERHSGPTVSVQVPCHAEPPEVVVATLDALAEQRYADYEVLVIDNNTADPTLWQPVRDHCARLGERFRFHHMEGLAGAKAGALNYAMGHIDSRATVVAVLDADYQARPDFLSRLVQLFDDPRTGFVQSRHDYRDWHDSPYLSGCYWEYRQMYGTYLVARAERGAAIVAGTMCLIRASALREVGGWAQWCSSEDSELSLRLHAAGYRSHYFDESFGQGLVPETFAGYRRQRARWVFGPAQELRRHWRLMLPGRRAHASLMTGWHKLLHAHHGAREMTRAACTAIGMGCAAVLGAVLVCGGAVPWDPALPVVAVLLALNGLTLRWCLLRRVLGAPARQAARAVWAQTALHHITWAAVLPSWWTTRRPWRRTDKFPAFAKGLAALWPVWPEVTLGALWALAAAATGILAPSGAASFGVCALLAWYACLAWSAPLLALRADRALSTAARGQPSLEAHVPAQVDA, from the coding sequence GTGTCCGAATGGGCCCTGGTGCTGGCGCTCGCCGCGGGATCGGCGGCGGCCCTCCACGGGCGGTGGCTGTCCGTCGATGCCCTCCTCCTGATGGCCGTGGTTCCCCTGGTGTGTCTGATGGCGCGGCCACTGACGGGAGCTCTGCACTCCGCCGGACGCATCGCGGTCCCGGTTTCGGTGGCGGCGCATCTGGCCCTGCTGGCCTGGTGTGCCTCCGCCGTGGCCACCGGTGAGGGAGCCTGGGTGGCGCGCACGGCCATGACGGTGTGGCTGGTGGCCGGTGTGCCTCGCGTACTGCTGCTCCTGCTCGACGCGTACCTGAACCAGGAGCGGCTGCTGCGTGACACCTGGCGGCGTTCACACGTGCCCCCGGCACGGGAGCGCCACAGCGGCCCAACGGTGAGCGTTCAGGTTCCCTGCCACGCGGAGCCGCCAGAGGTGGTCGTCGCGACCCTCGACGCGCTGGCCGAGCAGCGGTACGCAGACTACGAAGTGCTGGTCATCGACAACAACACCGCCGATCCAACCCTGTGGCAGCCGGTGCGCGACCACTGCGCACGCCTCGGCGAAAGGTTTCGCTTCCATCATATGGAGGGGCTTGCCGGAGCCAAGGCCGGGGCGCTCAACTACGCGATGGGGCACATCGATTCGCGCGCGACCGTCGTGGCCGTCCTGGACGCCGACTACCAGGCGCGTCCCGACTTCCTCTCAAGGCTGGTGCAGCTCTTCGACGACCCCCGTACCGGGTTCGTCCAGTCCCGCCACGACTACCGCGACTGGCACGACAGCCCCTACCTGAGCGGCTGCTACTGGGAATACCGGCAGATGTACGGCACGTACCTGGTGGCCCGTGCCGAACGGGGCGCCGCGATCGTGGCGGGCACCATGTGCCTGATCCGGGCCTCCGCACTGCGCGAGGTCGGAGGCTGGGCGCAATGGTGCAGCTCCGAGGACTCCGAACTGTCCCTGCGCCTGCACGCGGCGGGATATCGCTCCCACTACTTCGACGAGAGCTTCGGCCAGGGTCTCGTCCCGGAGACCTTCGCCGGTTACCGTCGCCAGCGCGCCCGTTGGGTCTTCGGGCCGGCCCAGGAGCTGCGCCGGCACTGGCGGCTGATGCTGCCGGGGCGCCGGGCGCATGCGTCCCTGATGACCGGGTGGCACAAGCTGCTGCACGCCCATCACGGGGCCCGGGAGATGACACGTGCCGCCTGCACGGCGATCGGTATGGGATGCGCGGCCGTTCTCGGCGCCGTCCTGGTGTGCGGTGGAGCGGTGCCGTGGGATCCGGCCCTGCCCGTTGTGGCCGTGTTGCTCGCCCTGAACGGACTGACGTTGCGTTGGTGTCTTCTACGACGTGTGCTCGGCGCTCCCGCGCGGCAGGCTGCGCGTGCCGTGTGGGCGCAGACCGCGCTGCACCACATCACCTGGGCCGCCGTGCTGCCGTCCTGGTGGACCACGCGACGCCCGTGGCGGCGCACCGACAAGTTCCCCGCGTTCGCGAAGGGGCTCGCGGCGCTGTGGCCGGTGTGGCCCGAGGTCACCCTGGGTGCCTTGTGGGCGCTCGCCGCCGCCGCAACCGGCATTCTGGCCCCGTCAGGCGCGGCCTCGTTCGGCGTCTGTGCCCTGCTGGCCTGGTACGCCTGCCTGGCCTGGTCGGCGCCGCTGCTGGCCCTCCGCGCGGACCGGGCGCTGTCGACCGCCGCGCGGGGGCAGCCATCCTTAGAGGCACACGTCCCCGCACAGGTGGACGCGTAG
- the menC gene encoding o-succinylbenzoate synthase, whose translation MKIERVELLHIAIPLVKPFRTSFSSVDSKDAFLLHVVTDEAEGWSEFAGDPDPLYCSEFIAGAEIVIRDFLLPRVKALPEPRAAAAGAAMEPVKGNELAKAALETALLDAELRAHNMPLATYLGSATGQKVPAGVSVGIKNSIPELLDDVEEYLAEGYVRIKLKIEPGWDLEPLRAVRERFGDALPLQVDANTAYTLADAEHLRKLDEFGLLLIEEPLTENDLRAHARLQQRIATPVCLDESIHSARDAATAIAMEACRVINVKPARVGGYLEARRIHDVAVANGVPVWCGGMLETGIGRAPNLALAALPGFTLPGDTSASSRYYAEDITEPFVLDKDGCLSVPSGPGIGIDPLPETLARFTTATHWL comes from the coding sequence ATGAAGATCGAACGCGTAGAGCTGCTGCACATCGCGATTCCGCTGGTCAAGCCGTTCCGCACCTCGTTCAGCAGCGTCGACAGCAAGGACGCCTTCCTGCTGCACGTGGTGACCGACGAGGCGGAGGGCTGGTCGGAGTTCGCAGGCGACCCCGACCCGCTGTACTGCTCCGAGTTCATCGCGGGCGCCGAGATCGTCATCCGGGACTTCCTGCTGCCGCGCGTCAAGGCGCTCCCCGAGCCGCGGGCGGCGGCCGCCGGGGCCGCGATGGAACCGGTCAAGGGCAACGAGCTGGCGAAGGCCGCCCTCGAGACGGCACTGCTCGACGCCGAACTGCGGGCCCACAACATGCCGTTGGCCACGTACCTCGGCTCGGCCACCGGGCAGAAGGTGCCCGCGGGTGTCTCCGTCGGCATCAAGAACTCCATCCCTGAACTCCTCGACGACGTCGAGGAGTATCTGGCCGAGGGCTATGTCCGCATCAAGCTGAAGATCGAGCCCGGCTGGGACCTGGAGCCGCTGCGCGCGGTGCGCGAGCGCTTCGGCGACGCGCTGCCGCTGCAGGTGGACGCCAACACCGCGTACACCCTCGCCGACGCCGAACACCTGCGGAAACTGGACGAGTTCGGGCTGCTGCTCATCGAGGAGCCGCTCACCGAGAACGATCTGCGCGCCCACGCCCGGCTCCAGCAGCGCATCGCGACCCCGGTGTGCCTGGACGAGTCGATCCACAGCGCGCGGGACGCCGCCACGGCCATCGCCATGGAGGCCTGCCGGGTCATCAACGTCAAGCCGGCCCGTGTCGGCGGCTACCTGGAGGCCCGCCGCATCCACGACGTGGCGGTCGCCAACGGTGTGCCGGTGTGGTGCGGCGGCATGCTGGAGACGGGCATCGGCCGGGCCCCCAACCTGGCGCTCGCCGCGCTGCCCGGCTTCACCCTGCCCGGCGACACCTCGGCCTCCAGCCGGTACTACGCGGAGGACATCACCGAGCCGTTCGTGCTCGACAAGGACGGCTGCCTGTCGGTGCCTTCGGGCCCCGGAATCGGCATCGACCCGCTGCCGGAGACCCTCGCGCGCTTCACCACCGCCACCCACTGGCTGTAA
- a CDS encoding APC family permease, translating to MGPVATQLLRRKPLDSIVAAAEGEGDPHEGPRLERTMGLGRLTLLGISSVLGTGIFFVLGTSVPTAGPGVVLSFVIAGTVAALAALCYVELAGAIPVAGSTYSYAYASLGEGIAYLVAWCLVLEYGVAVSTVAVSWGQYLNEVSDALFGVTLPDAISQPPGAGGMVNIPAIVVVLACTALLARGTRESILVNSILVCVKLAVLVMFAAVALTAFRADRFADFAPHGLGGITAAASAVFFSYVGFDTVSTAGEEVRNPRRTIPLALLLTLLVVTTLYILVAVAGIGAQPEGAFARQEAAGEAVLASILTSVTGSGTAALILSAGAVVSIFSVVLVTLYGQTRILFSMARDGLVPQVFRRVDRKRHTPAANSWIVGVAVAALAGFVPLQELADLTSMGTLIAFVAVAAAVMVLRRIAPDAPRPFRVPLYPVVPILTAAACAYLAYQLPGLTWTLFLCWLALAAALYLAFGRRRSALREEVEREAETAAR from the coding sequence ATGGGCCCAGTGGCCACTCAGCTGTTGCGCCGCAAACCCCTGGACAGCATCGTCGCTGCCGCCGAGGGCGAGGGCGATCCGCACGAAGGACCCCGCCTGGAACGCACCATGGGTCTGGGACGGCTGACGCTGCTCGGGATCAGCTCCGTGCTCGGCACCGGCATCTTCTTCGTCCTCGGCACGAGCGTGCCCACGGCCGGTCCCGGCGTCGTGCTGTCGTTCGTCATCGCGGGCACCGTCGCCGCCCTCGCGGCGCTCTGTTACGTGGAGTTGGCCGGGGCGATCCCGGTGGCGGGCAGCACCTACTCGTACGCGTACGCCTCGCTGGGTGAGGGCATCGCGTACCTCGTCGCCTGGTGTCTGGTCCTGGAGTACGGGGTGGCGGTGTCCACCGTCGCGGTCAGCTGGGGCCAGTACCTCAACGAGGTCTCGGACGCGCTCTTCGGTGTCACGCTGCCCGACGCGATCAGCCAACCGCCGGGCGCGGGCGGCATGGTGAACATCCCGGCGATCGTCGTCGTCCTGGCGTGCACGGCGCTCCTCGCCCGTGGCACCCGGGAGTCCATCCTGGTCAACTCGATCCTGGTGTGTGTGAAGCTCGCCGTCCTCGTGATGTTCGCGGCGGTGGCCCTCACCGCCTTCCGGGCCGACCGCTTCGCCGACTTCGCGCCGCACGGCCTGGGCGGCATCACCGCGGCGGCCTCCGCCGTCTTTTTCTCGTACGTCGGCTTCGACACGGTATCCACCGCGGGCGAGGAAGTACGCAACCCCCGCCGCACCATCCCGCTCGCGCTCCTCCTGACACTCCTCGTCGTGACGACCCTCTACATCCTGGTCGCGGTCGCCGGCATCGGCGCGCAGCCGGAGGGGGCGTTCGCGCGCCAGGAAGCGGCCGGCGAGGCGGTGCTCGCGTCGATCCTCACGTCGGTCACCGGCTCCGGCACCGCCGCCCTGATCCTCTCCGCCGGCGCGGTCGTCTCCATCTTCAGCGTCGTCCTGGTCACCCTCTACGGGCAGACCCGCATCCTGTTCTCGATGGCGCGGGACGGCCTGGTGCCCCAGGTCTTCCGCAGGGTCGACCGCAAGCGGCACACTCCCGCGGCCAACTCCTGGATCGTGGGTGTCGCGGTCGCGGCGCTCGCCGGGTTCGTGCCGCTCCAGGAGCTGGCCGACCTGACCAGCATGGGCACGCTGATCGCCTTCGTGGCGGTGGCAGCGGCGGTGATGGTGCTGCGCCGCATCGCCCCTGACGCCCCGCGCCCCTTCCGGGTCCCGCTCTACCCGGTGGTGCCGATCCTCACCGCCGCCGCCTGCGCCTACCTCGCCTACCAACTGCCGGGCCTGACATGGACGTTGTTCCTGTGCTGGCTGGCCCTGGCGGCCGCGCTGTACCTGGCGTTCGGGCGGCGCAGGTCGGCGCTGCGGGAGGAGGTCGAGCGGGAGGCGGAGACGGCGGCGCGCTGA
- the dapE gene encoding succinyl-diaminopimelate desuccinylase: MVDAPRGHPAPQTRRRSAVPLDLAADVVALTEALVDMPSESGAEGPLADAVEEALRALPGLEVERVGNSVVARTDLGRPERVVLAGHLDTVPAADNLPARRDGERLYGLGACDMKGGVAVALKLAAAAAEARGSLTRDVTFAFYECEEIAGDRNGLAVIAAHRPQLLDGDLALLLEPSGGGVEAGCQGFLLADIVVPGRRAHTARAWMGSNAAHLAGEVLTRLHAHVPERITIDGLEYREGLNAVAVRAGVSSNVVPDECVVTVNLRFAPSRSPEEAEAYVRGLFPEYEVRVTEVEPGALPGLDRAMTAGLVKALGVEPRPKLGWTDVARFASLGVPGLNCGPGDPQLAHTPGEFVSMAELRECEERLRGWLLSQDSAA, from the coding sequence ATGGTGGACGCACCCCGCGGACACCCCGCACCGCAGACGCGAAGGAGATCAGCCGTGCCCCTCGACCTCGCCGCCGACGTCGTCGCACTCACCGAGGCACTGGTCGACATGCCCTCCGAGAGCGGCGCCGAGGGTCCGCTCGCCGACGCCGTCGAGGAGGCGCTGCGAGCGCTCCCGGGCCTGGAGGTGGAGCGCGTCGGCAACTCCGTCGTCGCCCGCACCGACCTCGGCCGCCCCGAGCGGGTCGTGCTCGCCGGACACCTCGACACCGTCCCGGCGGCCGACAACCTCCCGGCGCGCCGCGACGGCGAGCGGCTGTACGGGCTCGGCGCCTGCGACATGAAGGGCGGCGTGGCGGTCGCGCTGAAGCTGGCCGCCGCTGCGGCGGAGGCGCGCGGATCGCTGACCCGCGATGTGACCTTCGCCTTCTACGAGTGCGAGGAGATCGCCGGCGACCGCAACGGCCTCGCCGTGATCGCCGCGCACAGGCCCCAACTCCTGGACGGCGACCTCGCGTTGCTTCTCGAACCTTCCGGCGGCGGAGTGGAGGCGGGCTGCCAGGGCTTCCTCCTCGCCGACATCGTCGTGCCGGGGCGGCGGGCGCACACCGCGCGCGCCTGGATGGGCAGCAACGCCGCACACCTCGCCGGTGAGGTCCTCACCCGGCTGCACGCGCACGTCCCGGAGCGGATCACCATCGACGGCCTGGAGTACCGCGAGGGCCTCAACGCCGTCGCCGTGCGCGCCGGGGTGTCGTCGAACGTCGTGCCCGACGAGTGCGTGGTCACCGTCAACCTCCGCTTCGCGCCCAGCCGTTCGCCCGAGGAGGCGGAGGCGTACGTGCGCGGGCTCTTCCCGGAGTACGAGGTGCGCGTCACGGAGGTGGAGCCGGGCGCGCTGCCGGGGCTCGACAGGGCCATGACGGCCGGACTCGTCAAGGCCCTGGGAGTCGAACCGCGCCCGAAGCTCGGCTGGACCGACGTGGCACGCTTCGCGTCGCTCGGCGTACCGGGGCTGAACTGCGGGCCCGGCGACCCTCAACTGGCTCACACCCCGGGGGAGTTCGTGTCGATGGCGGAGCTGCGGGAGTGCGAGGAGCGGCTGCGCGGGTGGCTCCTGTCCCAGGATTCAGCCGCGTAG